The region ATTTTATAATTATCGCCAATTTTTTCAGCAGTTCCAAAAACGCCACCGCTACCTCCCAAAATTGTAGCTTTTGGTTTTTCAAAAATCTCTTTCGCGGGTTCAGGTTCCAGGTTTCCTATAAAAAAGTTGGCGCCGCTGCACAAAGTAACCGTCCAGCCAAGGCTGCCATCAATCCTGGCTAGTTCCTGTAATTTTAAAAGTCCGTCCGATAGTTTTAATTCTAATCCGCCATAACTTTTGGGAACCCATATATTCCATAAATTTTGCCCTGTGATCCAGGTTAAAACTTCTTCAGGAAATATATCTGCACCTAAACAAAGCTCTCTAAGCGCTTGCTGCCTGTTGTCTTTTTTCATTTTTTATAATTTTTCGCCATTTAAAGTACCCCGAAGTTCCTACGATAAAAAGGAAAACGGTTAAGCCGGCATATATGTATAATTCTTTATAAATAAGCAAAGGAATAGCGATGCTATTGCTGATATTAAGAAAAATCCAATTCTCCATTTTTCTTTTAGCCATAAGCCACATCCCCGCCCATGCGAATCCGCTTACCGCCGCATCCCAAAAAGGAACATCAGAATCGGTATGAAAGCGAAGCCAGTAACTCATTACTGTAAAACAGCTCAATACAATTCCCAGGGCTTTAAGGTGTTCAGATTTACTGGAATAAGAAATTGGGGTTTCTTCTTGCTTCTTGCCATATCTCCAGTAAAACCAGCCATAAATACTCATGACAAGGTAATAAAGGTTTAAAATAATATCGGCATAAAGTTTTGACCGGTACATTACAAACAGACTTATAAGAATGCAGACAATCCCGAATAAGTAATTATGAATGTTGTTTTTTCGTGCCAGCAAAACCTGCACTACGCCAAAAGTAGTCCCCAGGGCTTGCAGCCAGGTAAGTTGTGTAAAGAAATCCTCTATCATTGTTCTAAATTATTCAATGAAATGAGGTGATGAAGTAGCTAAAGTTAGGAATGTAACTTAGCTTAGAAAATCCCTACGCCGGCATTATCCGGATCAGGTTTGGAGTAAACAACCTCGGGGCAAGACCCAGAAGGCATTTTTGGAAAATATATCTTATTCGAGACAAAACATTTTAAATATTTTAATCTCGATTATCGAGTAAAAACTCCCGGGTATCATCTCAGCCTGCCTTGTGGCAAGCACCCCATTTCAGTAAAGTGACCTCGCCAAGAATCGAACTTGGATCTAAAGTTTAGGAAACTTCTATTCTATCCGTTGAACTACGAGGCCATTTAAGCGAAACAAAAATAATAATGTTTTCAGAAATTCATCATAATATAACCTAAAACTTCAGCGGGTTTCTTTCCTTTTATTAACTTTATTTCAGCACTTACTTTTAAATGAAATTTTATGAAAGCTATTATTTTAAGCCTGGTTACAGGTCTTATTTTTTTGAGTACAAATTGTGACAGGGAAAATTCAGAAGAACAAATGCAGCTTACAGGAACCATAGAAAGCCAGGGAATAACTTCCTACCAATATGGCACGCATACCTTAAATACTGAAGATGAATTTTATGCTTTGAAAAGTGAAAAAGTAGAACTTGACCATTATGTTGGTATGGAAATCACTATTTCAGGATCAAAAATAGAGGGTTACCCCGTAGACGGTGGTCCAGATTATATTCTTGTCACCGAAGTGAAAAAATAGGAAATCAATACTTTTTTAATGCGGAATGTTATATTTGCGAAAAAAAGCAAAAATGAAAAAATCACTCCTTTCCGTAGTTCTATTTAGTCTGTTTATATCCTTTTCCGCCAATGCTCAAATTGATGAAGATCAAACCGGAGCCTGGTATATGTATTTTTGGAACACCAATTTTGGTGAAAGTCAATGGGGCGTGCAGGGAGATATTCAATATAGAAACTGGGATCTTGGTGGAGATTTAGAGCAATTGCTTATTCGTGGCGGACTCACCTATTCACCCAAAAATGCCGATGTAAAATTCACGCTAGGATACGGAAATATTACCTCCGGGGAATTTGGTGAAGGCAACAATACCTCGGGCGAAAGCAGGATTTACCAGGAAGCTTTACTTGCGCATAAATTGAGCGACAGATTTTACCTTACCCACCGTTTTAGGTACGAACAACGCTGGGTAGAAGACCAGGATTTTAGAACTCGTTATCGCTATAATTTATTTCTAAATGTACCTTTAAATCAGAAAAACCTCAACAAAAATGCTATTTATCTAGCGTTCTATAACGAGATTTTCATCAACGGCGAACGGGAAATTGGCGATGGCAGAAGTGTAGAATTATTTGATCGTAACCGTTTCTATTCTGCGTTGGGTTATGCCCTAAAAGACAATTTAAAAGTCCAGGCCGGTTATATGACACAAACTACAAATGCGGTAAGCAAAGGACAAATTCAGCTTAGTCTGCATCATACTTTTTAAATAATTCAGCCGAGTTTCGCTATCTTTAGCTTCTAATCAGAAATCTGGATTATGAAGCAATCTTTACTTTTTTTCACTTTAATATTTATTTCAACTTTAAATAGCAAAGCCCAAACTTCTAAAATTAGCGGAGACGCGTTTGCACATACTTATTCTATTGTAGCTCGCGATGCCAAAACCGGAGAAATGGCTGTTGGAGTGCAAAGTCACTGGTTTTCGGTAGGACCATTGGTAGCCTGGGGAAAATCGGGAGTTGGCGTAGTTGCCACGCAGTCTTTTGTAAATCCCGCTTTTGGACCCGAAGGACTTAAACTTTTAAACAAAGGCTACACACCAGAAGAAGCTATAGAAACACTTATTAATAATGATGAAGGTCGTGATTTTAGGCAATTAGCCATCCTGGGGAAATCTGGAGAAAATGCAGCCTATACCGGTCAAAAATGTGTAGCAGAAGCTGACCACCTGAACGGAGATAATTTTTCGGTTCAGGCCAATATGATGCTTAATGACGACGTTGTACCGGCGATGGCCCAGGCATTTACCGAAAATGTGAACCTACCTTTAGCCGAAAGAGTTGTAGCGGTTTTAAAAGCTGCACAGAACGCAGGGGGAGATATCCGCGGGAAGCAATCGGCGGCATTAATTGTGGTGGGACCAGATAAAGTTGAAGAAATCTGGAAAGACAAAAAAATAGATCTTAGAGTAGATGATCACGAAAATCCCATACAAGAATTAGATCGTTTGTTAAAAACCGCCAGGGCTTACGAATTTATGAACCGTGGTGATCTCGCTATGGAAGAAGGTAATGTAGAGAAAGCTTTGGAAGAATATGGAACTGCAGAAAGTATGTTTCCTGATAACCTGGAAATGCGTTTCTGGAAAGCGGTGGCACTAGCCAATAGCGATCGTTTACAAGAAGCTAAACAAATATTTGATAGAATCTTTGATGAAGACGAAAACTGGAGAACAATGCTGAAGCGTTTGCCAAAAGCCGGACTTATAGATGTCACCAAAGAGGAATTGGAGACGCTTACAAAGTAATCCTCACAGATTTAGTATCTTTAAACCTTAAAATAATGCTGTTATGAAAATCACCTTTAATAAAGTTATTCTTGGAATTGCGGTTGTATCACTTACCGCTTTTACGTCCTGTAAAGACGCAGAAGAAAAAACTTCTGAAGAAACCCAAACTACAACCAATACTCAAATGACTGGAAATACGTCTGGAAGTGCAGAAACCCCAGATGTGAATCCTCCACATGGAGAACCGGGTCATCGTTGCGATATGCCGGTTGGTGCTTCTTTAAGCGGAGCAAATACTACCAATGCAGGTTCAGACTCAGAAATGAATACTTCTCCTATTAGGTTGAAAGAATCAAAACCCTCTAAAAATCCTCCACACGGTGAGCCTTACCACGATTGCTCTATTCCTGTAGGAGGTGATTTGAAAGGATAGGTTTTTTATAAAAAGAATAAAGGTTGTTTGAAAAACTTCTGTTTCCGTCAAGCTGAACTTGTTTCAGCTTCTAACTTGTGTTTATTATCAACATCTTAGATCCTGAAACAAGTTCAGGATGACGCTTTAAAACTTTTCAAACAACCTTTTTAATAGTTAGCAACTTAATCCAACCCACCTTTTCTCTCGGCATCTCTTGGTTCTGGCCAGGTCATTTGCTCGCCAGATCTTCTGCTAATTGGTAGAACAGCTTTCTCTCTCGATGTAGTTTCAGGATCTTCGCTGGCCATATAGGTCATAATGGCGGTTAAGATCACATTGCTTCTCACATCGTCAAAAACAATTTTATCGTACGTATCTAAATTAGTGTGCCAGGTATAATTCCAGTAAGACCAACTTAAAGAACTAAGCATAAATGCAGGCGCACCAGCAGCTACAAAAGAAGCATGGTCAGTTCCACCGCTGGAAGGTGTTCCCGGAAAAGAAGTTTCAATTTCTCCTTTAATTTCCTGCGGAACAGGTTCTAACCAACTTCCAATAAAATCGTAAGCGTGCAAAAATCCCTGTCCGCTAATATTTTTCACTCTCCCTGTTCCATTATCCTGATTAAATAGAGCCTGCACATTAGCCACAATTTCCGGATTATCTTTTACAAAAGCGCGAGAACCATTAAGCCCCTGCTCTTCACTTCCCCAATGGCCTGCGATAATAGTACGCTTTGGGTTTGGATAAAGTTTTTTAAGAATCCGCATAGTTTCCATCATTACGATAGTTCCGGTAGCGTTATCGGTAGCGCCGGTTCCACCATCCCAGGAATCAAAATGCGCTGAAAGAATAATATATTCCTCAGGTTTTTCGCTGCCTTCAATTCTGGCAATAGTATTAAGCGTAGGTACTTCTCCAAGATCTTTAGATTGAGCAACCACTTTAATTTTAGGAGCATTATCATTTTCAGCTAAACGGTATAGCAAGCCGTAATCTTCCAAATTAAGATCTATAGTTGGAATTTCACTGGTATACGCGCCAAAAACTTTATTAGCACCAAACCCGTGAGACCAGTTAGAAGTTACAATTCCGGCTGCACCTGCTTCTTCAAGTGCTTTTGGCAATTCCCGGTAACCATAACCGGTTTTTTCAATTCGGTTTCTCCACAAAGAATCGGCTTCTTTTATACTTTCCTGCATATTTTCCCAGGATTTTTCGGTTGCCCATTCTTCCCAGTTGTATGGAGGTCTTCCGGTAGGCTCGTTTACCGAGATCATCACAAATTTTCCTTTAACTGAAGAAAGCATATTGGCAAAAGCTGTAGAATCTGAAGCTTCCGGTAAAATAACCACCTCTGCGGTCACTCCTTTTTTTCCTGTGGAAGGGCTCCAGGCCAATTGTCGCCCCTGTAGTGTTCGCAATCTTGGTTCTACAAGGTCAATATGAGTAATTCCCCGCTCCCAGCCACGCCAGGTGCCATATTCCTCATTTTCCGCTGAAATTCCCCAACTATCATATTTCTTTACCGCCCAATTGTGCGCGTTTTTCATTTGTGGTGTTCCCACTAATCTTGGGCCTACCACGTCTACAAGTTCGTGGGCAAGTTCTTCTAATTTTGAAAGCTTTGTTCTAAGATGAATATGTCTTATATTTGTGTAAAACTATATAGATATGATACCTTCAGATTTCAGGGATTTTTTCGTTAATAGTCCAGCGACTGTTCAACAAGAGATAGTGGCTTCGTTGCTATCATTGTCTTTGCAAGAAAGTGAAGTAAAGGACAGCAACGAGGCAAAAGCAGTTACCTGTCCTCATTGCTCAGAAAAGCGTGTTCGTGCCAATGGCAAGCTCAAAGGCGTTCAACGCTATGTTTGCAATGGCTGTAAGAAGAATTTCAGTGAGACCACAGGTAAGTTTTGGTATAATATAAAAAAGAAAGAGAAGTTAAATCGGTATTTATACTGTTTGTTGTCGGGCTACAGTATCAGGAAAAGTGCAGAAGAGACGGAGATATCAATTCAAACGTCCTTTGATTGGAGACATAAATTGCTCACGTCATTTTCCAGTGTTTCGGTAGAAGAGTTTCAGGGCATAGTCGAAAGCGATGACCTGTTCTTTGCCTACTCAGAAAAAGGAGGACGTCATTTAGGTAGAAAACCGAAAATGCGAGGAGAAAAAGCAAGCAAAGCAGGCATAAGTGATGAAAAAGTAGCTGTAGTGGCAACTTGTGATAGATCTGGAAACAAAGACTTTAAAGTGGCCACAAGAGGTCGTATCAGTAAAGAGGATCTGAATAGAATACTTAAAGGGAAACTTGATAAAGCTGACGTACTCTGCAGCGACAGCCATAGAAGTTATGGTGCTTTTGCAAAAGCCAACACAATTGCCCATAAAAAGTTCAACACCTCAAAGGGACAGCGAACCGTAGATAAGGTGTACCATGTCCAGAATGTAAACAATATGGATATGAGATTGAGAAAGTTCATGGATTCTTTCAATGGGGTAGCTACAAAATACTTACAGAATTACTTGAATTGGTTCTTGGTACTTGAAAAAATCAAGAACTCAACCAGTAAAATGGCAACAGTTACAGCCATTGCCTTTGCTTCAAATAGCGCATGGTACGAGTACAAACAACAACTATTCAATATGCTAATTAGAACTTAGCCATTTTGAATTATCATTGGCCTCATTAACAATTTTGTCGACCATTTCTTTCTGTGCCTGCACCTGCAATGCCCCGGCAACAAGGAATAAACTAAAAAGTGTGCGTAAATTTTTCTTCATTCTATATTATTAATTTTAATATTTCAGCATAAAGATATTAATTAAATCTGTGTGGGGATTTTCCAGAGGCTCTTTACAGGTGTTATCTATTTAACTATATTGGCAGTGTTTTTAAAAAATAAACCCACAACTCCTTAAATCGATGAAAAAACCGCTACAAAATCTCTTCAATTTTAAATTTCAGCTTTTCTTTTTACTATTTATCAGTTTCAGTTTTACCGGAATTTCGCAAACAAGTGAACTTTCCGTAGAAAAAATTATGCAGGATCCTAATTGGATGGGCACTTTCCCATCTAACGTGAAATGGAGCGCCGATAGCGAAACCATCTATTTTGATTATAATCCTGAAAAAAATGCCCAGGATTCGCTTTATAAAATTGAATTGAAAAATTCTTCAAAAATCAGTAAAGTGAGTTTGGAAGAAGAACGAGAAATAATTCCTTCATACGGCGAATTCAATAAAAATCGAAGCAAAAAGATTTTTAGCAAAGATGGAAACCTGGTAATTTACGATGTAAAATCTGGTGAAACTACACAACTATTAGACCTTTCAGAAGCTATTGGTAATGCTGAATTTTTAGCAGACGAAAATAAAATCAGCTTTAACGCCAGTGATAATGCTTTTATATACGACAGTAAATCGGGAAGTATAAAACAACTCACCAATATCGCTGACGGCAAGGCTGAAGAAGAAAAAGAAGATAAAACCTCTGAAAAAGATACCTGGGTAAAAGATGAAAATCTGGAACTTCTGGAAGTTGTAAATCAACGTAAAACCGAAAAAGAAAGCAGGGAGGCCTACCGCGAAGCCACGGCTAAAAAAGAGGCTTATACTTTTTACCTGGAAGATCGGGATCTAAGTAATCTACAGGTTTCTCCCAATGGCAAATTCGCCACATTTAAGCTTATTACCCGCGAGCGAAATGGTAGTACCGATGTACCCAATTATGTAGACGAGTCTGGCTATACCGCTAATCTGCCTGCCAGAAGTAAAGTTGGCGAAGATAAAACCAGTATCGAACTGGCTATCTACAATTTTGAAAAGGATACGGTTTATACTATAAAAACAGACGATTTACCAGGAATCACCGATTTACCCGATTACGTAAAAGATTATCCCGATAAAGAATGGGAAGAAACCGAAAGGGAGGTGGCTCCTACCACGGTTTACTTTTCAGACAATGGCGAACACGCGGTGGTAAACCTTCGTTCTAAAGACAATAAAGACCGCTGGATTGCTAAAATTGATTTAGAAACCGGAGCGTTAAATACTTTAAATCGCCAGCGGGACGAAGCCTGGATTGCAGGACCGGGAATTGGTTACGCATATTATGGAGGTGAAGAAATGGGTTGGTTGCCCGATAATAAACATATTTATTTTCAGAGTGAAGAAACCGGGTATTCGCATTTGTATTTATTAGACGTAACTACGGGTAATAAAAAAGCGCTAACCGAAGGTGATTTTGAAGTTTTTGACCCCGAACTTTCCAATAATAAAAAGCATTGGTTCTTAACAACTTCTGAAGTTGGACCGGGCGAACGTCATTTTTATAAAATGCCGGTTATGGGCGGAAAAATGGAAAAACTTACCCAAATGGAAGGAAATAACAATGTCTACCTTTCTCCCGATGAAAAAAATATGGCCATTTTACATTCCTACAGCAACAAGCCGTGGGAATTATATTTAAAGAAAACCAGGGCAAATGCTGAAGCCAAACAATTAACCGAAGGACAATCTGAAGCATTTAGCAATTATGATTGGCGCGAACCAGAATTAATAGAATTTGAAGCCGAAGATGGCGCGATGGTACCGGCGAGGTTATACAAGCCAGAAGCAGATGTTAAAAATGATGCTGCGGTAGTTTTTGTGCACGGTGCGGGTTACCTGCAAAACGCTCACAAATGGTGGAGCAGCTATTTTAGAGAATATATGTTCCATAATTTATTAACCGATCTTGGTTACACTGTAATCGATATTGATTACCGCGGAAGTGCAGGTTATGGCCGGGACTGGCGTACAGGAATTTACCGCCATATGGGTGGAAAAGACCTTTCTGACCAGGTTGACGGAGTAGAGTATTTAGTTGAAAATCACGGCATAAATCCTGAAAAAGTTGGAATATACGGAGGCAGTTACGGAGGTTTTATTACCCTTATGGGAATGTTTAACGAACCCGAAACTTTTCAAGCCGGCGCTGCTTTAAGATCGGTTACCGATTGGGCGCATTATAATCACGGCTATACTTCTAACATTTTAAATGAACCTGCGGCAGATCCTATTGCTTATAGACGCTCTTCCCCAATTTATTTTGCTGAAGGGCTGGAAGGAGATTTATTGATCGCCCACGGAATGGTAGATGTAAATGTTCATTTTCAGGATGTGGTGAGGCTTTCCCAACGTTTAATTGAACTTGGCAAAGAAAATTGGGAAATGGCAATTTATCCCGTAGAAGATCACGGTTTTGTTGAACCCAGCAGTTGGACCGATGAGTACCGCAGAATCCTGGAATTGTTTAACGAAAGCCTTTTAGACTAATGGATATTGAATTTGTAAGAAGTCAGTTTCCCGCGCTTGAAAGGGAGTTTACTTTTATGGATAATGCAGGTGGCTCCCAAACACTAAAGAAGGTTGCCGAACGTATTAGCGGGTATTTATTGCACCATAATGTGCAATTGGGTGCTTCGTATAAAGTTTCCAGGGAAGCTGGAGAAAAACTTAATTACTCCACCAAACAGGTGAGCAGATTTATAAATGCCGGGAAACCGGAAGAAGTGGTAATAGGCCCTTCTTCTTCTATGCTCTTGCGAATTTTAAGCATTTGCATAAGCAAGCAATGGCAGGAAGGAGATGAGGTAATTGTCACCAATACCGATCACGAAGCCAATGTTTCTCCCTGGACCGATTTAAAGGAAAAAGGGATTAATATAAAGGTTTGGAAAGCCAATCCCGAAAGCCTTGAGCTGGAAATAAGCGACTTAAAAAAGCTTTTGGGGAATCGTACGAAACTGGTTGCGGTAACGCATGCATCAAATATTATTGGAAGCATAAACCCTATCAAAGAAATTGCGAAAACTGTGCATAAAGCTGGTGCGCTTATTTGTGTAGATGGGGTTGCCTATGCACCACACCGAAGGGTAGATGTTCGCAAACTCGATGTAGATTTTTATGTTTTTAGCTGGTATAAAACCTACGGACCGCATTTGGCTGTGATGTATGGCAAATACAATCAGTTGTACAAAATGGAAGGGTTTAACCACTACTTTTTTACTAAAAAGGATGTGCCTTATAAGTTTCAGCCAGGAAATTTCAATTTTGAACTGACTTATAGTTTACTGGGAATTATCGAATATTTTGATCAGTTATTTAAACACGAATTTCCAAAGGAAAAGAAAGCCGATTTTCAGGTGAAAATGGATAAGATATTTGAGCTTATTGGCCGGCACGAAGAGCGAATAAGCAAGCCTTTAATAAATTATTTAGCTGAACATCCTGACATTAAAATAATTGGCCGAAATACTGCAGAAAGAGAAAAAAGAGTCCCTACAATTTCGTTTGTGCATAGTGAACTCTCTAGCGATCAAATAGTTGAAAAGGTTGATGATTATCGAATAGGAATAAGATTTGGTGATTTCTATGCCAAAAAACTTATTGAAGATGCAGGTTTAAAAGAGAAAAACGGCGTTGTGAGAGTAAGTTTAGTGCATTACAACACCCTTGATGAAGTGCAACGATTAATTTGGATTTTAAAGAAGGTGATTTAGCAAATTCGCGGTAAGCTTATTTCTAAGAGATTACAATTATAAATCTCTATTTAGG is a window of Salegentibacter salegens DNA encoding:
- the pnuC gene encoding nicotinamide riboside transporter PnuC, coding for MIEDFFTQLTWLQALGTTFGVVQVLLARKNNIHNYLFGIVCILISLFVMYRSKLYADIILNLYYLVMSIYGWFYWRYGKKQEETPISYSSKSEHLKALGIVLSCFTVMSYWLRFHTDSDVPFWDAAVSGFAWAGMWLMAKRKMENWIFLNISNSIAIPLLIYKELYIYAGLTVFLFIVGTSGYFKWRKIIKNEKRQQAASA
- a CDS encoding DUF2490 domain-containing protein, whose product is MKKSLLSVVLFSLFISFSANAQIDEDQTGAWYMYFWNTNFGESQWGVQGDIQYRNWDLGGDLEQLLIRGGLTYSPKNADVKFTLGYGNITSGEFGEGNNTSGESRIYQEALLAHKLSDRFYLTHRFRYEQRWVEDQDFRTRYRYNLFLNVPLNQKNLNKNAIYLAFYNEIFINGEREIGDGRSVELFDRNRFYSALGYALKDNLKVQAGYMTQTTNAVSKGQIQLSLHHTF
- a CDS encoding DUF1028 domain-containing protein, with protein sequence MKQSLLFFTLIFISTLNSKAQTSKISGDAFAHTYSIVARDAKTGEMAVGVQSHWFSVGPLVAWGKSGVGVVATQSFVNPAFGPEGLKLLNKGYTPEEAIETLINNDEGRDFRQLAILGKSGENAAYTGQKCVAEADHLNGDNFSVQANMMLNDDVVPAMAQAFTENVNLPLAERVVAVLKAAQNAGGDIRGKQSAALIVVGPDKVEEIWKDKKIDLRVDDHENPIQELDRLLKTARAYEFMNRGDLAMEEGNVEKALEEYGTAESMFPDNLEMRFWKAVALANSDRLQEAKQIFDRIFDEDENWRTMLKRLPKAGLIDVTKEELETLTK
- a CDS encoding M20/M25/M40 family metallo-hydrolase, which codes for MRHIHLRTKLSKLEELAHELVDVVGPRLVGTPQMKNAHNWAVKKYDSWGISAENEEYGTWRGWERGITHIDLVEPRLRTLQGRQLAWSPSTGKKGVTAEVVILPEASDSTAFANMLSSVKGKFVMISVNEPTGRPPYNWEEWATEKSWENMQESIKEADSLWRNRIEKTGYGYRELPKALEEAGAAGIVTSNWSHGFGANKVFGAYTSEIPTIDLNLEDYGLLYRLAENDNAPKIKVVAQSKDLGEVPTLNTIARIEGSEKPEEYIILSAHFDSWDGGTGATDNATGTIVMMETMRILKKLYPNPKRTIIAGHWGSEEQGLNGSRAFVKDNPEIVANVQALFNQDNGTGRVKNISGQGFLHAYDFIGSWLEPVPQEIKGEIETSFPGTPSSGGTDHASFVAAGAPAFMLSSLSWSYWNYTWHTNLDTYDKIVFDDVRSNVILTAIMTYMASEDPETTSREKAVLPISRRSGEQMTWPEPRDAERKGGLD
- a CDS encoding IS1595 family transposase, which gives rise to MIPSDFRDFFVNSPATVQQEIVASLLSLSLQESEVKDSNEAKAVTCPHCSEKRVRANGKLKGVQRYVCNGCKKNFSETTGKFWYNIKKKEKLNRYLYCLLSGYSIRKSAEETEISIQTSFDWRHKLLTSFSSVSVEEFQGIVESDDLFFAYSEKGGRHLGRKPKMRGEKASKAGISDEKVAVVATCDRSGNKDFKVATRGRISKEDLNRILKGKLDKADVLCSDSHRSYGAFAKANTIAHKKFNTSKGQRTVDKVYHVQNVNNMDMRLRKFMDSFNGVATKYLQNYLNWFLVLEKIKNSTSKMATVTAIAFASNSAWYEYKQQLFNMLIRT
- a CDS encoding S9 family peptidase — translated: MKKPLQNLFNFKFQLFFLLFISFSFTGISQTSELSVEKIMQDPNWMGTFPSNVKWSADSETIYFDYNPEKNAQDSLYKIELKNSSKISKVSLEEEREIIPSYGEFNKNRSKKIFSKDGNLVIYDVKSGETTQLLDLSEAIGNAEFLADENKISFNASDNAFIYDSKSGSIKQLTNIADGKAEEEKEDKTSEKDTWVKDENLELLEVVNQRKTEKESREAYREATAKKEAYTFYLEDRDLSNLQVSPNGKFATFKLITRERNGSTDVPNYVDESGYTANLPARSKVGEDKTSIELAIYNFEKDTVYTIKTDDLPGITDLPDYVKDYPDKEWEETEREVAPTTVYFSDNGEHAVVNLRSKDNKDRWIAKIDLETGALNTLNRQRDEAWIAGPGIGYAYYGGEEMGWLPDNKHIYFQSEETGYSHLYLLDVTTGNKKALTEGDFEVFDPELSNNKKHWFLTTSEVGPGERHFYKMPVMGGKMEKLTQMEGNNNVYLSPDEKNMAILHSYSNKPWELYLKKTRANAEAKQLTEGQSEAFSNYDWREPELIEFEAEDGAMVPARLYKPEADVKNDAAVVFVHGAGYLQNAHKWWSSYFREYMFHNLLTDLGYTVIDIDYRGSAGYGRDWRTGIYRHMGGKDLSDQVDGVEYLVENHGINPEKVGIYGGSYGGFITLMGMFNEPETFQAGAALRSVTDWAHYNHGYTSNILNEPAADPIAYRRSSPIYFAEGLEGDLLIAHGMVDVNVHFQDVVRLSQRLIELGKENWEMAIYPVEDHGFVEPSSWTDEYRRILELFNESLLD
- a CDS encoding cysteine desulfurase-like protein; the encoded protein is MDIEFVRSQFPALEREFTFMDNAGGSQTLKKVAERISGYLLHHNVQLGASYKVSREAGEKLNYSTKQVSRFINAGKPEEVVIGPSSSMLLRILSICISKQWQEGDEVIVTNTDHEANVSPWTDLKEKGINIKVWKANPESLELEISDLKKLLGNRTKLVAVTHASNIIGSINPIKEIAKTVHKAGALICVDGVAYAPHRRVDVRKLDVDFYVFSWYKTYGPHLAVMYGKYNQLYKMEGFNHYFFTKKDVPYKFQPGNFNFELTYSLLGIIEYFDQLFKHEFPKEKKADFQVKMDKIFELIGRHEERISKPLINYLAEHPDIKIIGRNTAEREKRVPTISFVHSELSSDQIVEKVDDYRIGIRFGDFYAKKLIEDAGLKEKNGVVRVSLVHYNTLDEVQRLIWILKKVI